In Salvia miltiorrhiza cultivar Shanhuang (shh) chromosome 4, IMPLAD_Smil_shh, whole genome shotgun sequence, the DNA window CAATAAGCAGTATGTCAATTACCTTCCAGCTCCAGTCAGTTGTATGAACATCAATGAAAGCAGGGGACTCTGCTCTGTAGCATTTTACAAACTCATAGGTCTCCCAtttccaaaatcaaaatcaCACGGCAAACTTATGAATATATCATCATCTCCCTCAAGAAACTCCACTCCTCCAACACAAGGCTCTGAGACCTCACCTTCGTCTTTATCTACATTTGAACAACTCTCTTCTCTAACTCCATAAATAAAATGTGCCTCATCGCCATCGATACTAATCCCTCTACCCAACAACTTCTTTGATTTCCAGGGTACAGATTTCTTCCTCTTCATTCTCACCCCCAAAGATTTTCCACCTGCATTTTCAGGTGTTTCCCCATTGATATCTCTTTCGTCTTCACCTTCAATTTTCGCCTTTTCGCCATTACCATGATCCTGAAATCCTGTGCTCTCAAATTTGTCATCATCTAAAACTACAAGGAAATCTTCATAGGTAGCAGAGTTAAGATCCAGCCCTTTACCTACGTGATGTGAAGGCGCAAACGGAACCCACATTTTCTCTCCTATTGCCTCTCCATTGCTTGTATGAACCGCAAACGGCATGAATCCCGGACAGCAGTACTGGCCCTTGGCAACCACGTCCGGCGGCGGAGGCCCCGCAATCGCCACCGCGTGCAGCACTCTTCTACACCTCTCGTTCGCGCACCTCAAGCAGCAGTCCTCAAAAACCCTATCATACTCGTACACGTGATAGCAATAAGGGCACATTGTCCAAAAGGTATCACCGCCACTCCCCGGTGTACAACCATCACCACCACCCATATACGTTCGCAACTCAGCGTCAAACTTCGCCTTCTCCACGGAATTGGACAACACGGACCACGCTTTAACCGCCAAATCGAACGCCTCGGACGAGAAAGGGCAGAGGTTCGTATTCGGATCCAGAATTGAAGTTAGGGTTTCGAAGCTGGAGCCAATTCGAGAAACGTCGGAGTCGAAATAGGGGAGATTGAGGATGGCGTAGTAGTCGTGCTGTGTGGCGGAGATTTTGGAGGCGGAGAGAACGGCAGCGGTGGAGAGGATTCTGGTGGCTGCGGGATTTGTGGGGTCGGCGTCGTGGGCGCGGGTGGCGTACTTGTAGCAGTCGACGAAGTTGCGGCGTTGGAGGAAGTAGTCGGCGGCGGTGAGGAGCCTTCGGGTTTCGGGTTTGCTACCATCCTGATCCGCTTCGGTACCCATTTTCGTGGAGAGGGATACGCCCACCAATTTGGCCTCATTAAATACAATTCAAATAAACGGATTTTAAtccaaataaattaatgaacaaTCCATATCCATAAtacatttatataattatagtcTCTTTGCAAAAGATAAAAGCACGCTTACGAAATTCAACCTACATATTTGCTCCTAACTAGCCTCTCgttgcctcaaaaaaaaaaaaaaaaaaagactaggACTCTCGTTGTTTAATgaaaagttaaattaattaattggtgaAACAATAACTTTTAAATTCATTAAGCATATGATCGACAATTGTAATTTGTCAAAAAAATCGTTACGCACATGGATTGATTCAAGTGCATTTTCCATAAAGTACATCAACTTAGGCAattatatttatgaattttaataaagaataTGTCCAAACTTAAGTCACTGAAAATGCAGGAAGCACTAAGCAAGTTACACGTAAATTATTCTAAAACTAGTATACTCATCCgttctaaattattaaaattaaataacatttttaaataaataaatttaaatattaaccataatttataagtaaaaaatcaaataacaaattATTCAATGTTTCATAAGTAGATGTAAAGAATATACTTATAAATTTAACATATGAAGCCTTTCCTGCATTTCTACGGAgcaatatttatcttaaatttatttgtaataTTTGTTGATGCTATTGACATGGAGGTTTTGGTTTTGATGTgggatatatattaaattcattttaaatatttgttgatGCTATTGATATGCATGTTTCAACAAAGTTTTCTCTCGATTAATGCGTGTTTGAAAAGTTGGTTGAGATAAAGGCTATTTGTCCAAATCCAAGGAAATGTTGCTGGATTTGGGCCGATAATGAACCGAGGGCTGTGTGTTTAGTAGGAGACTATTAAAAACTTGCGAACTCCGTTTGATAACAAACACTACTATCATGAGATTAGCATGAAATGTCCAAAATGTCCTTAAGAAAGAAGTGGAATGTCGCCGCCAGTCACACCCTGTCTCTACCAACAATCGTCCTCCATCGCCACCGCCACTACTACTACCACCACTAC includes these proteins:
- the LOC131021850 gene encoding uncharacterized protein LOC131021850 isoform X1, which produces MGTEADQDGSKPETRRLLTAADYFLQRRNFVDCYKYATRAHDADPTNPAATRILSTAAVLSASKISATQHDYYAILNLPYFDSDVSRIGSSFETLTSILDPNTNLCPFSSEAFDLAVKAWSVLSNSVEKAKFDAELRTYMGGGDGCTPGSGGDTFWTMCPYCYHVYEYDRVFEDCCLRCANERCRRVLHAVAIAGPPPPDVVAKGQYCCPGFMPFAVHTSNGEAIGEKMWVPFAPSHHVGFQDHGNGEKAKIEGEDERDINGETPENAGGKSLGVRMKRKKSVPWKSKKLLGRGISIDGDEAHFIYGVREESCSNVDKDEGEVSEPCVGGVEFLEGDDDIFISLPCDFDFGNGRPMSL
- the LOC131021850 gene encoding uncharacterized protein LOC131021850 isoform X2; the encoded protein is MGTEADQDGSKPETRRLLTAADYFLQRRNFVDCYKYATRAHDADPTNPAATRILSTAAVLSASKISATQHDYYAILNLPYFDSDVSRIGSSFETLTSILDPNTNLCPFSSEAFDLAVKAWSVLSNSVEKAKFDAELRTYMGGGDGCTPGSGGDTFWTMCPYCYHVYEYDRVFEDCCLRCANERCRRVLHAVAIAGPPPPDVVAKGQYCCPGFMPFAVHTSNGEAIGEKMWVPFAPSHHDFRIMVMAKRRKLKVKTKEISMGKHLKMQVENLWG